A genome region from Anopheles stephensi strain Indian chromosome 2, UCI_ANSTEP_V1.0, whole genome shotgun sequence includes the following:
- the LOC118502913 gene encoding 39S ribosomal protein L43, mitochondrial, with the protein MSNSHLFLKSGFPRAPLQNGIGRYVCQLQRITLKYCKTSGSSKGMREFLEHELVDFSRTNPGVVVYVKPRRHRTAVMSAEFLNGEKTWINCRNNTRDEISKWIQVLKQSNGQSEEMRLRKHWHTDVPSVQGAWTPFTHRHPSANVTEFPSKQLSKLKEDEPSATEKLLELYMAQRNKTAASGSEAK; encoded by the coding sequence ATGTCCAATTCACATTTATTTCTTAAATCCGGGTTTCCCCGAGCACCGCTACAGAATGGAATCGGTCGGTACGTGTGCCAGCTGCAGCGCATCACCCTAAAGTACTGTAAAACCAGCGGTTCCAGCAAGGGAATGCGTGAGTTCCTCGAGCACGAGCTGGTCGACTTTAGCCGCACCAATCCCGGTGTTGTGGTGTACGTGAAACCCCGCCGGCACCGGACTGCCGTGATGTCGGCCGAATTTTTGAACGGGGAGAAAACGTGGATAAACTGTCGCAACAATACGCGGGACGAGATATCGAAATGGATCCAGGTGCTGAAGCAATCGAACGGCCAGTCGGAGGAGATGCGCTTACGTAAACACTGGCACACGGACGTGCCGAGTGTGCAGGGTGCTTGGACACCGTTTACCCATCGCCATCCATCGGCCAACGTGACCGAGTTCCCGAGCAAGCAGCTGTCGAAACTGAAGGAGGACGAACCGAGTGCTACCGAGAAGCTGCTCGAGCTGTATATGGCGCAACGGAACAAAACTGCAGCGAGCGGGTCAGAAGCGAAATAG
- the LOC118502911 gene encoding farnesol dehydrogenase — translation MEKWIGKVALVTGASTGIGQDVALALANAGMIVVGIARRAELVTVLSTQVTGPGKIYAKKCDVSSETEIMETLSWIRREFGGVDVLINNAGIYRYHFITQSETSDFRDTFNVNVLAACIFIREIVNDMKTRESYGHIVLLNSLLGKRVPDVSVPLFGVYPASKFALVGLTEVLRQELNFFKLPIKVTNVHPGMVETDMIKVFESALAERLPKLQVKDITASIIHCLETPPEVRIDEITVMPTMK, via the exons ATGGAAAAGTGGATTGGTAAGGTGGCACTAGTGACCGGTGCCAGTACAGGTATCGGACAGGATGTGGCACTTGCCCTAGCCAACGCTGGCATGATCGTCGTGGGAATAGCGCGACGGGCCGAGCTAGTCACGGTACTCTCGACCCAAGTTACCGGGCCGGGCAAGATCTACGCCAAAAAGTGTGATGTGAGCAGTGAGACAGAAATCATGGAAACGCTCAGCTGGATACGCCGTGAGTTTGGTGGAGTGGATGTGCTGATTAACAACGCAGGCATTTATCGTTATCATTTTATTACGC AGAGCGAAACATCCGATTTTAGGGACACGTTTAACGTGAACGTGTTGGCAGCTTGTATTTTTATCCGTGAGATAGTAAACGACATGAAGACCCGCGAATCGTACGGCCATATAGTGCTGCTCAACAGTTTGCTCGGTAAACGGGTCCCGGACGTATCGGTGCCACTGTTCGGTGTGTATCCTGCGTCCAAGTTTGCGCTGGTCGGGCTGACGGAAGTTTTACGGCAAGAGCTCAACTTCTTCAAGTTGCCCATCAAAGTGACG AATGTTCATCCCGGTATGGTTGAAACGGATATGATCAAGGTGTTTGAGTCAGCACTAGCGGAACGGCTGCCAAAGCTACAGGTCAAGGATATTACCGCCAGCATCATACACTGCCTCGAGACACCGCCAgaagttcgt ATTGATGAAATAACTGTTATGCCAACTATGAAATGA
- the LOC118502910 gene encoding tRNA (cytosine(38)-C(5))-methyltransferase yields the protein MEGPKENTRTVLELFSGIGGMRMALEYAGKPFTIASAIDVNPIANSVYSHNFGDKTVRNGNILSLSGEKITKLKVDTILMSPPCQPFTRNGKFNDINDRRTDPFRHICDLLDKIPLVNFILMENVKGFEKSQACEMYKTRLEQAGFHWQEYILSPHQFGVPNTRHRYYCIAKRKGMDFKWKSEEIIVQPEDRHKTKQASIGTMVEKDQEQLEPYALKSAALLKHLPLMDVCTPESTNSMCFTKAYTHYAEGTGSVYCPLAKQDFDNIYSLAMNAADEDRKIALLQELGVRYFTPKEVARLMSFPEQFSFPGTVTNKQRYRVLGNSINVLVVGTLLQEL from the exons ATGGAAGGGCCGAAGGAAAACACCCGCACGGTGCTGGAACTTTTCAGCGGGATCGGTGGAATGCGGATGGCATTGGAGT ACGCTGGCAAACCGTTCACCATCGCATCCGCAATCGACGTGAATCCTATCGCAAACTCGGTTTACAGCCACAACTTTGGCGACAAAACGGTCCGCAATGGCAACATACTGAGCCTCAGTGGAGAGAAAATTACCAAACTAAAGGTGGACACAATACTGATGTCTCCACCGTGCCAACCGTTCACGAGGAATGGAAAATTCAACGACATCAACGATCGACGTACCGATCCGTTTCGGCACATTTGCGATCTGCTCGACAAGATACCGCTGGTGAACTTTATACTGATGGAAAATGTGAAAGGATTTGAAAAATCACAAGCATGTGAAATGTACAAAACACGCCTGGAGCAGGCCGGCTTTCACTGGCAAGAGTACATTCTATCACCGCATCAGTTCGGTGTGCCCAACACTAGACACCGGTACTATTGCATCGCGAAACGAAAAGGAATGGATTTTAAATGGAAAAGTGAAGAAATAATCGTCCAACCGGAAGATCGTCACAAAACCAAGCAAGCTAGTATAGGAACGATGGTGGAAAAGGACCAGGAACAACTGGAACCGTATGCCTTGAAAAGCGCAGCACTGCTTAAGCACCTTCCCCTGATGGACGTTTGCACGCCGGAATCAACCAACTCCATGTGCTTCACGAAAGCGTATACACACTACGCGGAAGGTACCGGTTCCGTGTACTGTCCACTAGCGAAACAAGATTTCGACAACATTTACTCCCTTGCGATGAATGCCGCCGACGAGGATCGGAAGATAGCACTTCTGCAGGAACTGGGCGTGCGTTACTTCACCCCCAAGGAGGTGGCTCGTTTGATGAGCTTTCCCGAGCAGTTTAGCTTCCCGGGAACAGTGACAAACAAGCAACGCTATCGTGTGTTGGGCAACAGCATTAACGTACTTGTGGTCGGCACATTATTGCAGGAGTtgtaa
- the LOC118502908 gene encoding 3-hydroxyisobutyryl-CoA hydrolase, mitochondrial: MLRTIAVRAAGLTRSAHLVPSVCRAMSTDSSSSSLVLTDEVGSKGVITLNRPKALNAINLEMVQLIYGAMKRWENTKSLVIVKSVGEKAFCAGGDVRAITETSNVELARKFFSTEYGLNALIGSYRPTYIAFIDGITMGGGVGLSVHGKYRIATERTMFAMPETAIGLFPDVGGGYFLPRLEGRLGLYLGLTGYRLKGRDVHKAGVATHYVESKNLPALEQQLLATTSATEVESVLDRFSESKDAGVEFVLAKHLRQIDECFGAPTVEGIFKRLETDGSEWAQSTLSTLHKMSPTSMVVTQKQLELGAKMDLKTCLKMEYRLAVHHAIDSDFKEGVRAMLVDRDQKPRWKPATLAEVDPVRIEKYFGPLPDGSELQFEDDGPKASL; this comes from the exons ATG CTGCGTACAATTGCGGTACGCGCTGCCGGTCTGACCCGATCGGCGCACCTGGTTCCAAGCGTTTGCCGTGCGATGTCTAccgatagcagcagcagcagtttggtGCTGACGGACGAGGTTGGCAGCAAGGGCGTGATAACGCTAAACCGTCCGAAAGCCCTGAACGCCATCAATCTGGAGATGGTCCAGCTCATCTACGGTGCCATGAAACGGTGGGAAAATACCAAGAGTCTCGTCATCGTGAAATCGGTCGGCGAGAAAGCTTTTTGTGCCGGTGGCGATGTACGTGCCATCACGGAAACGAGCAACGTGGAGCTGGCTCGGAAGTTTTTCAGCACCGAGTACGGCTTGAATGCACTGATCGGATCGTACCGGCCGACGTACATTGCGTTCATCGATGGCATTACGATGGGCGGTGGGGTGGGGCTGTCCGTGCACGGCAAGTATCGTATCGCAACCGAGCGTACCATGTTTGcgatgcccgaaacagcgaTCGGACTGTTCCCGgacgttggtggtggttattTCTTGCCACGGCTGGAAGGACGGTTGGGGCTGTACCTGGGCCTGACCGGGTACCGCCTGAAGGGACGTGACGTACACAAGGCCGGTGTGGCAACGCACTAcgtggaaagcaaaaatttgcCAGCCCTGGAACAGCAGCTGCTGGCCACAACGAGCGCTACCGAGGTGGAAAGTGTGCTGGACCGGTTCTCGGAAAGCAAGGACGCGGGCGTTGAATTTGTGCTGGCCAAACATCTACGCCAGATCGACGAATGTTTCGGTGCACCGACGGTTGAGGGTATTTTCAAGAGGCTGGAAACGGATGGAAGCGAATGGGCTCAAAGTACGCTCAGCACGCTGCACAAGATGTCCCCGACGTCGATGGTCGTGACGCAGAAGCAGCTCGAGCTGGGCGCCAAAATGGACCTGAAGACGTGCCTGAAGATGGAGTACCGGTTGGCGGTGCATCATGCGATTGATAGCGATTTTAAGGAGGGCGTTCGTGCGATGTTGGTTGACCGTGACCAGAAGCCACGCTGGAAGCCGGCCACACTGGCCGAGGTTGATCCGGTGCGGATCGAAAAGTACTTTGGCCCGTTGCCGGATGGTAGCGAGCTGC
- the LOC118502907 gene encoding golgin-45 isoform X2, protein METEELTGSFTAKRPSLSSSASSTTLIPSADIKLPANFSIERLLPHSGSNPVYRPTELVTGGNNSLAAIVPRGKVFNLVPRLVSPGGRPKLSTMHHKEPKFVPFEPYKGAVTPIIPGRNHIPGGGTRVKLTNRNNLDLSVLVSQMSTIADKELRSKMLPSSEDEAKQRYERELEELRKERDYFQGQLKFQAQVNAELKNLLVAAVGEDLQTKVNVLTEDKLHLARKLLNSAENLSSHTEQIEFLAGQSEVWRSKFLASSLMVEELARWKASLLQRNGLLLASNKEQLEVISKAREMTVDVLKHLRFLANEKEPLQLQSATILDLASECVNISQQLALQHSALGMPTNLDGLKALESMTDAEKLAVQALQNSHQALVPTDEAFRAIVGQAFPSIHSLKQQSDSSLLSTGSEGFEVITKPDHDSFGEQAH, encoded by the coding sequence ATGGAAACTGAGGAACTGACTGGATCGTTCACCGCCAAACGACCGTCCCTATCATCCAGCGCATCATCCACCACACTGATACCGTCGGCAGACATCAAACTGCCGGCCAATTTTTCTATCGAACGACTACTGCCACACTCAGGATCGAACCCCGtgtaccgaccgaccgaactCGTTACCGGTGGAAACAACTCGCTGGCCGCGATTGTACCACGGGGCAAAGTGTTCAACCTGGTGCCACGACTCGTGTCACCCGGTGGACGACCGAAGCTGTCCACGATGCACCACAAAGAGCCAAAGTTTGTACCGTTCGAACCGTACAAAGGTGCCGTCACGCCGATCATACCCGGGCGCAACCACATCCCAGGTGGTGGAACGCGCGTCAAGCTTACCAATCGTAACAATTTAGACCTAAGCGTGCTCGTCTCACAGATGTCCACCATCGCGGACAAGGAGCTGCGCAGCAAGATGCTGCCTTCGTCGGAAGACGAAGCGAAGCAACGGTACGAGCGTGAGCTGGAGGAACTACGCAAAGAGCGAGACTATTTTCAGGGCCAGTTAAAATTTCAGGCACAGGTAAATGCGGAACTGAAAAATCTGCTCGTGGCAGCCGTTGGCGAGGATTTGCAAACGAAGGTGAACGTGTTGACCGAGGACAAGCTGCATCTGGCGCGCAAGTTGCTTAACTCGGCCGAAAATCTATCATCGCACACCGAACAGATCGAGTTCTTGGCCGGCCAGAGCGAGGTGTGGCGTAGCAAGTTTTTGGCCAGCAGCTTGATGGTGGAAGAGTTGGCCCGCTGGAAGGCGAGCCTGTTGCAGCGCAACGGACTGCTGCTTGCGTCGAACAAAGAACAGCTCGAGGTCATTTCGAAAGCGCGAGAAATGACCGTCGACGTGCTGAAGCATTTGCGCTTCCTGGCCAATGAGAAGGAACCGCTCCAGCTGCAATCGGCCACCATACTTGATCTGGCGTCCGAGTGCGTCAACATATCGCAGCAGCTGGCGCTACAGCATTCCGCCCTCGGGATGCCAACCAATCTGGACGGATTGAAGGCGCTCGAGAGCATGACGGATGCGGAGAAGCTGGCTGTGCAGGCGCTACAAAATTCGCACCAAGCGTTGGTGCCGACCGATGAAGCATTTCGCGCGATCGTTGGCCAAGCATTTCCCTCCATTCATTCGTTAAAGCAACAGTCGGACTCGTCGCTCCTGTCGACTGGTTCGGAAGGCTTTGAGGTAATCACCAAACCGGACCATGATTCGTTCGGCGAGCAAGCGCATTGA
- the LOC118502906 gene encoding solute carrier family 22 member 5-like, translating into MTSDASEAAGSDAAFDRIMESIGNDGPFQRRYNLIFNVIAVLFFAMCVVNVLLVLAVPDHRCAIPANGTHNETYDERWKEAVYPMEFNSRGEYVPSSCLMYNLSYDDGTDYTAPTNDTATVSCLYGYDYDRTYYDRTPVTEQDWVCDRELYGTNVFAIVRVSEVCGTFILGQLGDRIGRLPVYLFSIVTAAVGRVFAILSARHYWLFAVLAFIGSFSTNTSFQSPLIIAMEISKDANRAALSLWQLVGWTAGVCLAPLILWWMRDWTWFMIVTSLPCLIFYCFPRYAIESPRWLASQGRYGACLAQLRKIATINGQPFELTEEQLKQLVPRPEHEKTYGIASLFSGWHMSKLTCLLLLSWICNTIPTFTLFLLSLQMGGNPFLNNFWQGAVELPAYLLGQLCCDRLGRRFTNSGAFLAATIACLPVVLLIHRPGTELYVTMLAIVVKFFVCITYFALYLQSVELYPTSLRQTGTSFGIIVSNVFGAVGPYIVYLGTSRDLRLPFVAMGLIMLVGAASAIFLPETLHQKLPETMDEGRQFGRDQRFWSIPKRPEPPADNRPVNETELHELQKLHKPDS; encoded by the exons ATGACATCGGATGCGAGTGAAGCTGCCGGATCGGATGCTGCGTTCGATCGCATCATGGAATCTATCGGCAACGATGGTCCGTTTCAGCGGCGGTACAATCTCATCTTCAACGTGATCGCCGTACTGTTCTTTGCGATGTGTGTGGTGAatgtgttgctggtgctggccgTGCCGGATCATCGGTGTGCCATACCGGCCAACGGAACGCACAACGAAACGTACGACGAGCGATGGAAGGAGGCCGTTTATCCCAT GGAGTTCAACAGTCGCGGTGAATATGTGCCCAGTTCCTGTCTCATGTACAATTTGTCCTACGACGATGGAACCGATTACACCGCACCAACAAACGACACAGCTACAGTGTCCTGCCTGTATGGATATGACTACGATCGGACGTATTACGATCGAACTCCAGTTACGGAACAGGATTGGGTTTGCGACCGGGAACTCTACGGCACGAACGTGTTCGCGATCGTACGCGTTTCGGAAGTATGTGGGACATTTATTCTAGGTCAGCTAGGTGATCG GATCGGTCGACTGCCGGTGTATCTGTTCAGCATCGTAACGGCAGCCGTTGGACGAGTGTTTGCCATACTCTCCGCCCGCCATTACTGGCTATTTGCGGTGCTTGCCTTCATCGGTAGCTTCTCCACGAACACCTCCTTCCAATCGCCCCTCATCATAGCGATGGAGATCTCCAAGGATGCTAACCGTGCCGCACTTTCTCTCTGGCAACTGGTCGGCTGGACGGCAGGCGTTTGCCTAGCGCCGCTCATCCTCTGGTGGATGCGCGATTGGACCTGGTTCATGATCGTCACCTCACTGCCCTGTCTGATCTTTTACTGTTTCCCCCGGTACGCGATCGAATCACCCCGATGGCTAGCGAGTCAAGGCCGGTACGGTGCATGTTTGGCTCAGCTCCGAAAAATCGCCACCATCAACGGACAACCGTTCGAACTGACCGAGGAACAGCTTAAGCAGCTCGTGCCTCGTCCAGAGCACGAAAAAACGTACGGCATTGCGTCCCTGTTCAGTGGATGGCACATGAGCAAGCTGACCTGTCTGCTACTGCTCAGCTGGATCTGTAACACCATCCCAACGTTCACCCTGTTCCTGCTCAGCCTTCAGATGGGTGGCAATCCGTTCCTGAACAACTTCTGGCAAGGTGCGGTCGAACTACCCGCCTACCTACTCGGCCAACTGTGCTGCGATCGACTCGGCAGACGGTTTACCAATAGTGGCGCTTTTCTGGCCGCAACCATCGCCTGCCTACCGGTCGTGCTACTAATCCACCGGCCCGGAACCGAGCTCTATGTGACGATGCTCGCGATTGTGGTGAAGTTTTTCGTCTGCATCACCTACTTCGCACTGTACCTTCAGTCGGTCGAGCTGTACCCGACGTCCCTACGGCAAACGGGCACCTCGTTCGGTATCATCGTGTCGAACGTGTTCGGTGCCGTTGGACCGTACATCGTCTATCTCGGCACTAGCCGCGACCTACGATTGCCGTTCGTAGCGATGGGATTGATTATGTTGGTCGGGGCAGCCAGCGCCATCTTTCTGCCCGAAACGCTCCATCAAAAGCTGCCCGAAACGATGGACGAGGGTCGTCAGTTTGGACGTGATCAACGGTTCTGGTCAATTCCGAAGCGTCCAGAACCACCGGCCGACAACCGGCCAGTCAACGAAACGGAACTGCACGAGCTACAAAAACTACACAAACCCGACTCGTAA
- the LOC118502909 gene encoding transmembrane protein 183: protein MALSVKVKPTKSRSTFGRDPTIYDYANSSKCSNRPSKISSKISLAEIELETEALGEDPEQIGAAGWSGKEDSTPPAVVATYNDYHIDLWFLVSEFIRPEDVCRFALICRKTAEVVQSGRFWTQLYRSYYDRSVEMPPRFQPASMVRLRGLRSAVIRSLYYLYPPFVERLTMVSNRHQYRVIGRQLLTSWHKRTKNCWTYCFRLKTSFKPGSRPARSAQLQREKSSLAFMQDIYMNPEEGCQILMITTDFLKVIPMYNETLFVKNIVQTLSQSMMRYKISLELANYCGKRVDELVFDPVRNVSVLDWWTPEYYTEIGSPLEEESSAAESEWTDDSDWDN from the exons ATGGCATTAAGCGTTAAAGTGAAACCAACAAAGAGTCGATCCACGTTCGGGAGAG aCCCCACCATATACGATTATGCGAATAGTTCCAAATGTTCTAACCGACCGTCGAAGATCAGTTCCAAAATTTCCCTAGCCGAAATCGAGCTAGAAACGGAAGCGCTGGGTGAAGATCCCGAACAAATCGGTGCAGCCGGATGGTCCGGAAAGGAAGATTCCACGCCACCTGCGGTAGTCGCCACCTACAACGACTATCACATCGACCTATGGTTCCTTGTGTCGGAATTTATTCGCCCAGAAGacgtatgccgatttgcgctCATTTGTCGCAAAACGGCAGAGGTCGTGCAGAGTGGCCGATTCTGGACGCAGCTGTACCGATCTTACTATGACCGTTCCGTCGAGATGCCGCCACGCTTTCAACCGGCCAGCATGGTACGGCTGCGTGGGCTACGATCGGCCGTCATACGTTCACTGTACTATCTGTATCCTCCGTTTGTGGAGCGCCTGACGATGGTGTCGAACCGGCATCAGTACCGCGTGATCGGACGACAGCTACTAACGTCGTGGCACAAGCGTACCAAGAACTGCTGGACGTACTGTTTCCGGTTAAAAACATCCTTTAAGCCAGGCAGCCGGCCGGCCCGGTCGGCACAACTACAGCGGGAGAAAAGCTCTCTCGCATTTATGCAGGATATCTACATGAATCCGGAGGAGGGTTGCCAGATCCTGATG ATAACGACCGACTTTCTCAAAGTGATACCGATGTACAACGAGACGCTGTTTGTGAAAAACATTGTGCAAACACTTTCCCAGAGCATGATGCGGTACAAGATTAGCCTGGAGCTGGCCAACTACTGTGGAAAGCGGGTGGACGAGCTTGTGTTCGATCCGGTGCGTAACGTGAGCGTGTTGGATTGGTGGACACCGGAATATTACACCGAAATCGGCAGCCCGCTCGAGGAAGAATCGTCGGCAGCCGAATCCGAATGGACCGACGACTCGGACTGGGACAATTAG
- the LOC118502907 gene encoding golgin-45 isoform X1, translating to MFSKSSTMDTARRTEGDGMETEELTGSFTAKRPSLSSSASSTTLIPSADIKLPANFSIERLLPHSGSNPVYRPTELVTGGNNSLAAIVPRGKVFNLVPRLVSPGGRPKLSTMHHKEPKFVPFEPYKGAVTPIIPGRNHIPGGGTRVKLTNRNNLDLSVLVSQMSTIADKELRSKMLPSSEDEAKQRYERELEELRKERDYFQGQLKFQAQVNAELKNLLVAAVGEDLQTKVNVLTEDKLHLARKLLNSAENLSSHTEQIEFLAGQSEVWRSKFLASSLMVEELARWKASLLQRNGLLLASNKEQLEVISKAREMTVDVLKHLRFLANEKEPLQLQSATILDLASECVNISQQLALQHSALGMPTNLDGLKALESMTDAEKLAVQALQNSHQALVPTDEAFRAIVGQAFPSIHSLKQQSDSSLLSTGSEGFEVITKPDHDSFGEQAH from the exons ATGTTTTCCAAATCCAGCACAATGGATACGG CCCGCCGTACCGAGGGCGATGGAATGGAAACTGAGGAACTGACTGGATCGTTCACCGCCAAACGACCGTCCCTATCATCCAGCGCATCATCCACCACACTGATACCGTCGGCAGACATCAAACTGCCGGCCAATTTTTCTATCGAACGACTACTGCCACACTCAGGATCGAACCCCGtgtaccgaccgaccgaactCGTTACCGGTGGAAACAACTCGCTGGCCGCGATTGTACCACGGGGCAAAGTGTTCAACCTGGTGCCACGACTCGTGTCACCCGGTGGACGACCGAAGCTGTCCACGATGCACCACAAAGAGCCAAAGTTTGTACCGTTCGAACCGTACAAAGGTGCCGTCACGCCGATCATACCCGGGCGCAACCACATCCCAGGTGGTGGAACGCGCGTCAAGCTTACCAATCGTAACAATTTAGACCTAAGCGTGCTCGTCTCACAGATGTCCACCATCGCGGACAAGGAGCTGCGCAGCAAGATGCTGCCTTCGTCGGAAGACGAAGCGAAGCAACGGTACGAGCGTGAGCTGGAGGAACTACGCAAAGAGCGAGACTATTTTCAGGGCCAGTTAAAATTTCAGGCACAGGTAAATGCGGAACTGAAAAATCTGCTCGTGGCAGCCGTTGGCGAGGATTTGCAAACGAAGGTGAACGTGTTGACCGAGGACAAGCTGCATCTGGCGCGCAAGTTGCTTAACTCGGCCGAAAATCTATCATCGCACACCGAACAGATCGAGTTCTTGGCCGGCCAGAGCGAGGTGTGGCGTAGCAAGTTTTTGGCCAGCAGCTTGATGGTGGAAGAGTTGGCCCGCTGGAAGGCGAGCCTGTTGCAGCGCAACGGACTGCTGCTTGCGTCGAACAAAGAACAGCTCGAGGTCATTTCGAAAGCGCGAGAAATGACCGTCGACGTGCTGAAGCATTTGCGCTTCCTGGCCAATGAGAAGGAACCGCTCCAGCTGCAATCGGCCACCATACTTGATCTGGCGTCCGAGTGCGTCAACATATCGCAGCAGCTGGCGCTACAGCATTCCGCCCTCGGGATGCCAACCAATCTGGACGGATTGAAGGCGCTCGAGAGCATGACGGATGCGGAGAAGCTGGCTGTGCAGGCGCTACAAAATTCGCACCAAGCGTTGGTGCCGACCGATGAAGCATTTCGCGCGATCGTTGGCCAAGCATTTCCCTCCATTCATTCGTTAAAGCAACAGTCGGACTCGTCGCTCCTGTCGACTGGTTCGGAAGGCTTTGAGGTAATCACCAAACCGGACCATGATTCGTTCGGCGAGCAAGCGCATTGA